GAATGTTCACTAAAATTTGGTTTGCATTTCTATAAAGCCACTACGGATTAAAGAAGTCTAAAGGTATCTGGATAAATTCATTGGTGCTTTCCGTGGTGCCGTTGCCAAACTGGCCATTTCTATTACTACCGGTTGCCCACAGCGTACCGTCCTCTTTGATGATCATGGTGTGTGAATCTGAATCATCTGTACCAACACCTGTCCCATAGGTTGAAACGAAGGTAACATTTTCTGCCACAGAAGCAGGATTGTGCTGAACGTCACCTGAAACCCCAGAGCCCAACTGCCCCGAAGAATTTTGTCCCACAGCCATCAGCCTGCCGTCAGTTCTAATGAACATGGTATTAAAACTACTGGTGGCAATATGCTCAAAAAGACCGGTTACTCCTAATTCGGTGAAATTTGAGTATCCCGTTGCAGACTCCCCTCCAAGCTGGTAGTTTGTGTTCTGCCCTGTAACTTTAACCTGCCCGTGACTTTTGAGCAGCACGGAATGATGGTTTTGGCATTTGACGCTTACAACGTTACTGTCCACTAAAACAGGAGTGTTAGACCCGCTTTCATTTCCAAGGCCAAGTTTACCGTATACGTTTGATCCGGCAGCCCACAAGTATCCGTTTTTATCCAAAAACATAGTGTGGCCCAGCCCAACTGCTACTTCAACAATATCTGCTAAATTTGGAATCAGTCCAAAGCTATTTGCCCTGTCATAGTGTCCCATCCCCAATTGACCAAAAATGTTGGATCCCTGAGCCAGTACTCTGCCATCCTCTCTGACTGCGATGATAAAGCTACTATTACCGGCAACATGCTTTATCTCCCTGGCAACCAGGAGGTATTCATCATCCATTGTAGTCCACAAATCACCACCTGTGGTGATAATCAACATACGGGAATTTCCGGCAGAAGCATAGTGTACATCATCTTTAACCAATACAAAAGAGTGAGTTTCGCTGAAATCACCCAGCTGTCTGTTATGATTATACCCGCTTGCCCATAATGATCCATCACTAAGAAGCACTAAAGAGTACCGGTCACCACAAGAAACCATCACAGGATTTGGGCTCCAGATTGCATAAAGAGTGATGTCACTACCGTCTATACGATACTCACTTCCATCATCATATATTGTTTCATTTCCATCGGGTGATGTTGACCAGCCCAGAAAGGTCCAGTCATCTTTATTAAAACTGTTTTGATTTAATGCCACTGTTTCATCGTTAAGAACCAACTGAGGATCCATTGAGCCGGTGGCAATGGAGCTGTTTTTATCAAATGTAATAGTAAAACTACTTAGACTCCACACTGCGTATAGATTCATATCACCTGCAATCATAGTGATTTCTTCACGGTCAGTAAAAGCTACAGAGTCACTTTCCGGATTCACTGCCCAGCCTGTAAAAATGTACTCTTCACGTTGAAAGTCATTTTCTCTTAGCTTAAGTATTTCATCAGTAATTGCTGCCTGTTGCTTTTTACGGTCGTTTTCATCATTTGAGTGGAACGTGATTGTATTTGATGTCGCTTCCCACACAGGCGAAAGTTCTACATTAACGTTGTTAACAATCAGTGTATCACCACCAGAGTAGATTTTTGAAGCATCGGCTTTTTGCCAGCCGGTAAAAGTATACCCGGTTCTTTGGAGATCCCCAGTATTATCACGTATCTCTATTGGCTCTCCGGTAGTGTATCTTAGGGAGTCTTTGGGAACAGTGCCGGATGAATGGTCTGTACTGGTATACGTTATTGTAAAAACATCGCTTACTGTAATCTCCACAGAATCTGAAATGTTGTTGCCATCTTTCAGTATTCCGCTGATTACTACGTTATAGGTACCACCTTCCTGAAACGTAGTAAAAAACGATACAGTTTCCCTTTCTCTAACAGTTGTGTTGTCAAATTGTAGCGAAGAGTCGTGAACAGCAAAAGAATAACGTATGGTTTCGAATAGGTGAGGCAGGGTGATTTCAAACTCAAACTTAACAGGATTACCGGGTAGAATTTGATCTCTTTCTGAACTGTCAGATATCGTTATATCAGCAAAATCATAGCGTTCTAATGGATCGGTTGGGCTTGAGCAGCTAAGCAGTATTACTGATACAGCAAGAACGATTGTATATAAATGTAACTTCATAGAGCCCTCTACAAGCAGATGTAAGCAATTTCGGTTTGCTTAGATATATATAAGGTAACCCGTTTGTGTCAATACTTTTCTGCTATAAGCAGTACTAAGGGTGTGGTTCTAATGAGGCCAAAATGATTGAGTTATAAAAACTGAAGCAAGCTGTGTATGTTACATAACATGAAAGTGTAACTATAAACCATGCTGAAAAGTGTATGTTGAGCATTGGCGGTAGTCGGGAAGCCCTTAAGCACACACACCCTGACAAATAAGTTATGGTCTACCCTTCGACTTACAAGTCCCCCCTTCTGCGTCTCTGCGTGAAACGCTCTCCCTTCTCTCTTTCGCTGCGGGAACTAATTCAGTGCCCTGCCTAAGCCATGCTTAAAGGAGTACTTCAACCCCTCCCATTCCTCTCCGCGCCTCTGCGTCTCTGCGTGAAACGCTCTCCCTTCTCTCTCCCGCCGCGAGAACTAATTCAGTGTGCTGCCTAAGCCATGCTTAAAGGAGTACTTCAACCCCTCCCATTCCTCTCCGCGCCTCCGCGTCTCTGCGTGAAACGCTCTCTCTTCTCTCTCCCGCCGCGAGACTAATTCAGTGTGCTGCCTAAGC
The sequence above is a segment of the Chitinispirillales bacterium ANBcel5 genome. Coding sequences within it:
- a CDS encoding InlB B-repeat-containing protein; protein product: MKLHLYTIVLAVSVILLSCSSPTDPLERYDFADITISDSSERDQILPGNPVKFEFEITLPHLFETIRYSFAVHDSSLQFDNTTVRERETVSFFTTFQEGGTYNVVISGILKDGNNISDSVEITVSDVFTITYTSTDHSSGTVPKDSLRYTTGEPIEIRDNTGDLQRTGYTFTGWQKADASKIYSGGDTLIVNNVNVELSPVWEATSNTITFHSNDENDRKKQQAAITDEILKLRENDFQREEYIFTGWAVNPESDSVAFTDREEITMIAGDMNLYAVWSLSSFTITFDKNSSIATGSMDPQLVLNDETVALNQNSFNKDDWTFLGWSTSPDGNETIYDDGSEYRIDGSDITLYAIWSPNPVMVSCGDRYSLVLLSDGSLWASGYNHNRQLGDFSETHSFVLVKDDVHYASAGNSRMLIITTGGDLWTTMDDEYLLVAREIKHVAGNSSFIIAVREDGRVLAQGSNIFGQLGMGHYDRANSFGLIPNLADIVEVAVGLGHTMFLDKNGYLWAAGSNVYGKLGLGNESGSNTPVLVDSNVVSVKCQNHHSVLLKSHGQVKVTGQNTNYQLGGESATGYSNFTELGVTGLFEHIATSSFNTMFIRTDGRLMAVGQNSSGQLGSGVSGDVQHNPASVAENVTFVSTYGTGVGTDDSDSHTMIIKEDGTLWATGSNRNGQFGNGTTESTNEFIQIPLDFFNP